The proteins below are encoded in one region of Streptomyces roseirectus:
- a CDS encoding extracellular solute-binding protein, with the protein MVDRRRSRRLAAGLGAAALMFGVSACGGSGSGGSSDPDTLEVWTRSDPESALTYDKVFAAFTKQTGIKVQHRPVVNFDQQLQARASTRDLPDVMINDAALMGSYQAQGLLKKIDPASIAGHDQLDAKTWATTVGLDGAHYGIPYSRQAFTLFIRKDWRQKLGLPAPKTWADLLTLAKAFAADDPDGDGKKDTYGMVVPGSAQRGYVAWWSASFLWQAGARIIEPTKTGGYRPAMDSDAAVNAVTWLKKTWFCTPDKNVVQPGAITAMTSNASNFQDGNAGMYLTGPYNISAFDKSLGKDKFEVVQAPAGPAGNRDVLAEGENIYFGAKTGKTAQEKALAAFLISPQGQTLAMTGDHQPVVRIPVNHTLDAAKVRDDPRWNVVQNAYRTASVEFPNALDWAPLRQDTADALNSIFTYCGGDVRSSLKELNDTLAGDLKDQDLLK; encoded by the coding sequence ATGGTGGATCGCCGGCGAAGTCGTCGCCTCGCCGCCGGCCTCGGTGCCGCAGCGCTGATGTTCGGGGTGTCCGCGTGCGGCGGCTCGGGCAGCGGGGGCAGCAGCGACCCCGACACGCTGGAAGTCTGGACACGCAGCGACCCCGAGTCCGCGCTCACCTACGACAAGGTCTTCGCCGCGTTCACGAAACAGACCGGTATCAAGGTCCAGCACCGCCCGGTCGTCAACTTCGACCAGCAGCTCCAGGCCAGGGCGTCCACCAGGGACCTGCCCGACGTGATGATCAACGACGCCGCGCTGATGGGCAGCTACCAGGCCCAGGGCCTGCTGAAGAAGATCGACCCCGCGTCGATCGCCGGACACGACCAGCTCGACGCCAAGACCTGGGCCACCACCGTCGGCCTCGACGGCGCCCACTACGGCATCCCCTACTCCCGCCAGGCGTTCACCCTCTTCATCCGCAAGGACTGGCGCCAGAAGCTCGGCCTGCCCGCCCCGAAGACCTGGGCCGACCTGCTCACCCTGGCCAAGGCGTTCGCGGCCGACGACCCCGACGGGGACGGAAAGAAGGACACCTACGGCATGGTCGTCCCGGGCAGCGCCCAGCGCGGCTACGTCGCCTGGTGGAGCGCGAGCTTCCTCTGGCAGGCCGGCGCCCGGATCATCGAGCCCACCAAGACCGGCGGCTACCGGCCGGCCATGGACTCCGACGCCGCCGTGAACGCCGTCACCTGGCTGAAGAAGACCTGGTTCTGCACGCCGGACAAGAACGTCGTCCAGCCCGGCGCCATCACCGCGATGACCAGCAACGCCAGCAACTTCCAGGACGGAAACGCCGGGATGTACCTCACCGGCCCCTACAACATCTCCGCCTTCGACAAGTCGCTCGGCAAGGACAAGTTCGAGGTCGTCCAGGCCCCGGCGGGCCCCGCGGGCAACAGGGACGTCCTCGCCGAGGGCGAGAACATCTACTTCGGCGCCAAGACCGGCAAGACCGCGCAGGAGAAGGCGCTCGCCGCGTTCCTGATCTCCCCCCAGGGCCAGACGCTCGCCATGACCGGCGACCACCAGCCCGTCGTCCGCATCCCCGTCAACCACACCCTCGACGCGGCCAAGGTGCGCGACGACCCGCGCTGGAACGTCGTGCAGAACGCGTACCGGACCGCCTCGGTCGAGTTCCCGAACGCGCTTGACTGGGCGCCGTTGCGGCAGGACACCGCCGACGCGCTGAACTCGATCTTCACCTACTGCGGAGGCGACGTCCGCTCCAGCCTCAAGGAGCTGAACGACACCCTCGCCGGTGACCTCAAGGACCAGGACCTGCTGAAATGA
- a CDS encoding carbohydrate ABC transporter permease produces MTATTPAPAHRARRIGTRSVLPWLFLAPALLLALLFKFWPMAKGIWLSLFKVRPFLGDQWVGLDNYTRVLSDHRFQDAVGHTLLLGIGISLGGILVGFALALLLEGQSRSLKLVRTAVFLPVVTATAVVGELWRLLYYPTSDGVINHALGFLGLGPTQFLDNPGTALWSTMAMGIWMSAPYNMVIILAGLAGVDRSLYEAAAMDGVSLWQRLRYITLPAIRPALGIVLTLAAIRGLRVFTEVYVLTGGGPAGSTEVWMTRAYTLGFTRNDIGGASAASVVLLCVTLLLTVTVNYFRKRGDAR; encoded by the coding sequence ATGACCGCGACCACCCCGGCCCCGGCGCACCGCGCCCGGCGCATCGGCACGAGGAGCGTCCTGCCGTGGCTCTTCCTGGCCCCCGCGCTGCTGCTCGCGCTCCTGTTCAAGTTCTGGCCGATGGCCAAGGGCATCTGGCTCAGCCTCTTCAAGGTGCGCCCCTTCCTCGGTGACCAGTGGGTCGGCCTGGACAACTACACCCGCGTCCTGAGCGACCACCGGTTCCAGGACGCCGTCGGCCACACCCTGCTCCTCGGCATCGGCATCTCCCTCGGCGGCATCCTCGTCGGCTTCGCCCTCGCCCTGCTCCTGGAGGGCCAGAGCCGGTCACTGAAGCTCGTCCGCACGGCCGTCTTCCTGCCCGTCGTCACCGCGACCGCGGTCGTCGGCGAGCTGTGGCGGCTGCTGTACTACCCGACCTCCGACGGCGTGATCAACCACGCCCTCGGCTTCCTGGGCCTGGGACCGACCCAGTTCCTGGACAACCCGGGCACCGCGCTGTGGTCGACGATGGCCATGGGCATCTGGATGAGCGCCCCCTACAACATGGTGATCATCCTGGCCGGCCTCGCGGGCGTCGACCGCTCGCTGTACGAGGCCGCCGCGATGGACGGCGTCTCCCTGTGGCAGCGCCTGCGGTACATCACGCTCCCCGCGATCCGCCCCGCCCTCGGCATCGTCCTCACCCTCGCCGCCATCCGCGGCCTGCGCGTCTTCACCGAGGTGTACGTCCTCACCGGCGGCGGCCCGGCCGGCTCCACCGAGGTGTGGATGACCCGCGCCTACACCCTCGGCTTCACCCGCAACGACATCGGCGGCGCCTCGGCGGCCTCCGTGGTCCTGCTGTGCGTGACGCTCCTGCTGACCGTCACGGTCAACTACTTCCGCAAGAGGGGAGACGCCCGATGA
- a CDS encoding carbohydrate ABC transporter permease — protein MSAPAIDPVRAPATPARTKSAKAARTTPARFDTALGWSERPGVAWALRILLCLIALGVFAVPFLTIFAGAFSTNPSGSDLSFLPHHPTLLNFKVANERGIWDYFTNSLVIAGGALLLQLAVSVLAAYALARHRFRGQALIMTLFMLTMMLPEEVIAIPLSLVLGHVPVVGLDLKGTVWGVILPLGAWGFSIMLLTEFMKDIPVEIEEAARLDGVGEFRMLWQVILPLCRPALGVAGVLGFVMIWDQYLLPLIASKDPTDYTVTVALSILRTDPEVGSGVLLAGAVIALVPSLIVYLLLQRSLVTGIAAGATKG, from the coding sequence ATGAGCGCACCCGCCATCGACCCCGTCCGCGCACCCGCCACCCCGGCCCGCACCAAGTCCGCCAAGGCCGCCCGCACCACCCCGGCCCGCTTCGACACCGCCCTCGGCTGGAGCGAACGGCCCGGCGTCGCCTGGGCGCTGCGGATCCTGCTCTGCCTGATCGCCCTCGGCGTCTTCGCCGTGCCCTTCCTGACGATCTTCGCGGGCGCCTTCAGCACGAACCCCAGCGGCTCCGACCTCTCCTTCCTCCCGCACCACCCGACGCTCCTCAACTTCAAGGTCGCGAACGAGCGCGGCATCTGGGACTACTTCACCAACTCCCTGGTCATCGCGGGCGGCGCCCTCCTGCTCCAGCTCGCCGTCTCGGTCCTGGCCGCCTACGCCCTCGCCCGGCACAGGTTCCGGGGCCAGGCGCTGATCATGACGCTGTTCATGCTGACGATGATGCTGCCCGAGGAGGTCATCGCGATCCCCCTCTCCCTGGTCCTCGGCCACGTTCCCGTCGTCGGCCTCGACCTCAAGGGCACCGTGTGGGGCGTCATCCTGCCGCTCGGCGCCTGGGGCTTCTCGATCATGCTGCTGACCGAGTTCATGAAGGACATCCCCGTCGAGATCGAGGAGGCCGCCCGCCTCGACGGCGTCGGCGAGTTCCGCATGCTGTGGCAGGTGATCCTCCCGCTGTGCAGGCCCGCGCTCGGCGTCGCCGGCGTCCTCGGGTTCGTCATGATCTGGGACCAGTACCTGCTGCCCCTCATCGCCTCCAAGGACCCCACCGACTACACCGTCACCGTCGCCCTGTCGATCCTGCGCACCGACCCCGAGGTCGGCTCCGGCGTCCTGCTGGCCGGCGCGGTCATCGCCCTCGTCCCCAGCCTGATCGTCTACCTCCTCCTCCAGCGCTCGCTGGTCACCGGCATCGCGGCCGGCGCCACCAAGGGCTGA
- a CDS encoding 5-dehydro-4-deoxyglucarate dehydratase, translated as MKFHGVLFFPVTPFDRNGDLDEERLAQHIDNGVRAGAGGVFVACGTGEFHALTPDEVERATQVAVKTTAGRVPVLAAAGGPTPVARDHAERAARAGADGILLLPPYLVTAPQQGLLRYTEEVTAATSLPAIFYQRGTARLTEDTAAAIAALPNVTGLKDGLGDLELLHRIVRRVRAEQPEFQFFNGLPTAEMTAPAYQGIGVGLYSSAVFAFAPEIALAFHQALAEGDTALTGTLLDEFYAPLVALRDEVPGYAVALVKAGVSLRGLDVGGVRAPLVDLTPDHLDRLAQLLDHGLETVAA; from the coding sequence ATGAAGTTCCACGGAGTGCTGTTCTTCCCGGTCACCCCGTTCGACAGGAACGGAGACTTGGACGAGGAACGACTCGCCCAGCACATCGACAACGGTGTCCGGGCCGGCGCGGGCGGCGTCTTCGTCGCCTGCGGGACCGGCGAGTTCCACGCCCTCACCCCCGACGAGGTCGAACGCGCCACCCAGGTCGCCGTCAAGACCACCGCCGGACGCGTCCCCGTCCTCGCCGCCGCCGGCGGGCCCACCCCCGTCGCCCGCGACCACGCCGAACGCGCCGCACGCGCGGGCGCCGACGGCATCCTCCTGCTCCCGCCCTACCTGGTCACCGCCCCCCAGCAGGGCCTGCTCCGGTACACGGAGGAGGTCACCGCGGCAACCAGCCTCCCGGCGATCTTCTACCAGCGCGGCACCGCACGCCTCACCGAGGACACCGCCGCCGCGATCGCCGCCCTCCCGAACGTCACCGGCCTCAAGGACGGCCTCGGCGACCTCGAACTCCTCCACCGCATCGTGCGCCGGGTGCGCGCCGAACAGCCGGAGTTCCAGTTCTTCAACGGCCTGCCCACCGCCGAGATGACCGCCCCCGCCTACCAGGGCATCGGCGTCGGCCTCTACTCCTCGGCCGTCTTCGCCTTCGCCCCCGAGATCGCCCTCGCCTTCCACCAGGCCCTCGCCGAAGGGGACACAGCCCTCACCGGCACCCTCCTCGACGAGTTCTACGCCCCCCTCGTCGCCCTGCGCGACGAGGTACCCGGCTACGCTGTCGCCCTGGTCAAGGCCGGTGTCAGCCTGCGCGGCCTGGACGTCGGCGGCGTCCGCGCCCCCCTCGTCGACCTCACCCCCGACCACCTCGACAGGCTCGCGCAACTCCTCGACCACGGACTGGAGACCGTCGCCGCATGA
- a CDS encoding glucarate dehydratase family protein, whose translation MSATRIRELIVTPIAFSDPPLLNSNGCHEPLALRIILQLVLEDGTVGLGESPGGAARLERLEIAAQTVVGMDVFDATAVSAAIDTALRPTVDSSHERGWTSSAVEVACLDAQGKLLGRPVSDLLGGRVRDTVPFAAYLFYKWAEHPELDGRPAITDDWGAALDPAGIVEQARLMHERYGFESFKLKGGVFPPDEEIAAIRALAEAFPGRPLRLDPNIAWTVETSRYVAEQLDGVLEYLEDPTRGIEGMAEVARTAPMPLATNMCVIAWEHLKPAIEQGAIQVLLTDHHYWGGLRRTRELAAVCEAFGVKLSMHSNSHLGISLAAMTHVAAAIPNLDHSCDTHYPWNSGDEVIVGGPLKIENGEVRVPTGPGLGVDLDHDVLERLHRRYLDSGMKGRDDTGYMRTFQPEYELRLPRW comes from the coding sequence ATGAGCGCCACCCGCATCCGCGAACTGATCGTCACCCCGATCGCCTTCAGCGACCCGCCGCTCCTCAACTCCAACGGCTGCCACGAACCCCTCGCCCTGCGGATCATCCTCCAACTCGTCCTGGAGGACGGCACGGTGGGCCTCGGCGAGTCCCCCGGCGGCGCCGCCCGCCTGGAACGACTTGAGATCGCCGCGCAGACCGTCGTCGGCATGGACGTCTTCGACGCGACGGCCGTCAGCGCCGCCATCGACACCGCGCTGCGTCCGACCGTCGACTCCTCCCACGAGCGCGGCTGGACCTCCTCCGCCGTCGAGGTCGCCTGCCTCGACGCCCAGGGCAAGCTGCTCGGCCGCCCGGTCAGCGACCTCCTCGGCGGCAGGGTCCGCGACACCGTGCCGTTCGCCGCGTACCTCTTCTACAAGTGGGCCGAGCACCCCGAGCTGGACGGCCGTCCCGCGATCACCGACGACTGGGGCGCCGCCCTCGACCCCGCCGGGATCGTCGAGCAGGCCCGCCTCATGCACGAGCGGTACGGGTTCGAGTCGTTCAAGCTCAAGGGCGGTGTCTTCCCGCCCGACGAGGAGATCGCCGCGATCCGTGCCCTCGCCGAGGCGTTCCCCGGCCGGCCCCTGCGCCTGGACCCCAACATCGCCTGGACCGTGGAGACTTCGCGGTACGTCGCCGAACAGCTCGACGGCGTCCTCGAATACTTGGAGGACCCGACCCGGGGCATCGAGGGCATGGCCGAGGTCGCGCGGACCGCGCCGATGCCGCTCGCGACCAACATGTGCGTGATCGCCTGGGAACACCTGAAGCCGGCGATCGAACAGGGCGCGATCCAGGTCCTCCTGACGGACCATCACTACTGGGGCGGGCTGCGCCGCACCCGTGAACTCGCCGCCGTCTGCGAGGCGTTCGGCGTCAAGCTGTCCATGCACTCCAACTCCCACCTCGGCATCAGCCTCGCCGCGATGACCCACGTCGCCGCCGCCATTCCCAACCTCGACCACTCCTGCGACACCCACTACCCGTGGAACAGCGGCGACGAGGTCATTGTCGGGGGCCCGCTGAAGATCGAGAACGGCGAGGTCAGGGTCCCGACCGGCCCCGGGCTCGGCGTCGACCTCGACCACGACGTCCTGGAGCGGCTGCACCGCCGCTACCTCGACTCCGGGATGAAGGGCCGCGACGACACCGGCTACATGCGCACCTTCCAGCCGGAGTACGAACTGAGGCTGCCCCGCTGGTGA
- a CDS encoding PPOX class F420-dependent oxidoreductase yields the protein MTTPTDRLGAGKYLLITSYRKNGTGVSTPVWVVRDGDALGAWTVTDSWKVKRIRARADVMVGPCDARGNPTGEQVPGTAEICDAATTARYRTLIAKKYGILGRLTLLGSRLRRGLDGTIGVRITV from the coding sequence ATGACTACGCCGACCGACCGACTGGGCGCGGGCAAGTACCTGCTCATCACCAGCTACCGCAAGAACGGGACCGGTGTCTCCACGCCGGTGTGGGTGGTGCGCGACGGCGACGCGCTGGGCGCCTGGACCGTGACCGACTCCTGGAAGGTCAAGCGGATCCGGGCCCGTGCGGACGTCATGGTCGGCCCCTGCGACGCCCGGGGCAACCCGACGGGCGAGCAGGTGCCGGGCACGGCGGAGATCTGCGACGCGGCGACGACGGCCCGGTACCGGACGCTGATCGCGAAGAAGTACGGGATCCTCGGCCGCCTCACCCTGCTGGGCAGCCGGCTGCGGCGCGGGCTGGACGGCACGATCGGCGTCCGGATCACGGTGTGA
- a CDS encoding Zn-ribbon domain-containing OB-fold protein → MYHHTNATQRAAGGAAVLDRRTPDTETIRFQRCTYCGTAMYHRVLCPVCRGSELRTERSEGVGTVRHSTVVHRNTPAARNVSMIEMAEGFVVRGRVIGPPIGIHSGDRVRLTTAQDPVRGEPVFQLIDEPYRSW, encoded by the coding sequence GTGTATCACCACACGAACGCCACGCAGCGGGCGGCCGGCGGGGCCGCCGTCCTCGACCGGCGCACCCCCGACACCGAGACGATCCGCTTCCAGCGGTGCACCTACTGCGGCACCGCGATGTACCACCGGGTGCTGTGCCCCGTCTGCCGGGGCAGCGAGCTGCGCACCGAGCGCAGCGAGGGCGTCGGCACCGTCCGGCACTCGACGGTCGTGCACCGCAACACGCCCGCCGCGCGCAACGTGTCGATGATCGAGATGGCCGAGGGGTTCGTGGTGCGCGGCCGGGTCATCGGGCCGCCGATCGGCATCCACAGCGGGGACCGGGTGCGGCTGACGACCGCTCAGGACCCGGTGCGCGGCGAGCCGGTGTTCCAGCTGATCGACGAGCCGTACCGGTCCTGGTAG
- a CDS encoding TetR family transcriptional regulator, with product MRDALVAAAFRLFLERGYEQTTVDDIVALAGVGRRSFFRYFPSKEDVVFPDHERCLADMTAFLTEDGVNDAGGAGHEPVRRVCDAARLVLRMYAENPAFSVQRYRLTKRVPGLRAYELSVVWRYERALAEYLRARYADRPDGTLRADVIAAAVVAAHNNALRSWLRSDGTGDAGAMVDHALEYVHATYGPAAPPAERPEDVVVVVSRRGAPLWRVVQEIETTLGRP from the coding sequence ATGCGGGACGCGCTGGTCGCGGCGGCCTTCCGGCTGTTCCTGGAACGCGGGTACGAACAGACCACGGTCGACGACATCGTGGCCCTCGCCGGGGTCGGCCGGCGGTCGTTCTTCCGGTACTTCCCCTCCAAGGAGGACGTGGTCTTCCCCGACCACGAGCGGTGCCTCGCCGACATGACCGCCTTCCTCACCGAGGACGGCGTGAACGACGCGGGTGGCGCGGGGCACGAGCCGGTGCGCCGGGTGTGCGACGCGGCCCGGCTGGTGCTGCGGATGTACGCCGAGAACCCGGCCTTCTCCGTGCAGCGCTACCGGCTCACCAAGCGCGTACCGGGGCTGCGCGCCTACGAGTTGTCGGTGGTGTGGCGCTACGAGCGCGCCCTCGCCGAGTACCTGCGCGCCCGCTACGCCGACCGCCCCGACGGCACGCTGCGCGCCGACGTGATCGCGGCGGCGGTGGTGGCCGCGCACAACAACGCCCTGCGCTCCTGGCTGCGTTCGGACGGCACGGGTGACGCGGGCGCGATGGTCGACCACGCGCTGGAGTACGTCCACGCGACCTACGGCCCCGCCGCACCCCCGGCCGAGCGGCCCGAGGACGTGGTCGTGGTCGTCTCCCGGCGCGGTGCGCCGCTGTGGCGGGTGGTCCAGGAGATCGAGACGACGCTGGGGCGCCCCTGA
- a CDS encoding bifunctional methylenetetrahydrofolate dehydrogenase/methenyltetrahydrofolate cyclohydrolase: MTTATLLDGKAAAADIKTELAQRVSALKERGITPGLGTILVGDDPGSRSYVGGKHRDCAQVGISSIRVELPADASQADVEAAVLRLNEDPACTGFIVQLPLPAHIDTHAVLELIDPRKDADGLHPTNLGRLVLGIPGPLPCTPRGIIDLLRRNNVAITGQQFCVIGCGITVGRPLGLMLTRSTEHATVTLCHEATQDVAAHAREADVVVAAAGVAHLVTPDWIKPGATVLSVGLTRTVEGILGDVHPDVSDVAGSYSPPVGGVGPMTRAMLLTNVVEAAERQ; the protein is encoded by the coding sequence GTGACCACCGCGACACTTCTCGACGGCAAGGCCGCTGCGGCCGACATCAAGACCGAGCTGGCCCAGCGGGTGAGTGCGCTCAAGGAGCGCGGGATCACCCCGGGCCTCGGCACCATCCTCGTCGGCGACGACCCGGGCAGCCGCTCCTACGTCGGCGGCAAGCACCGCGACTGCGCGCAGGTCGGCATCTCCTCCATCCGCGTGGAACTGCCCGCCGACGCCTCCCAGGCCGACGTCGAGGCGGCCGTGCTGCGCCTGAACGAGGACCCGGCCTGCACCGGCTTCATCGTCCAGCTCCCGCTGCCCGCGCACATCGACACCCACGCGGTCCTCGAACTGATCGACCCCCGCAAGGACGCGGACGGCCTGCACCCGACCAACCTGGGCCGGCTGGTCCTCGGCATCCCGGGCCCGCTGCCGTGCACCCCGCGCGGCATCATCGACCTGCTGCGCCGCAACAACGTGGCCATCACCGGCCAGCAGTTCTGCGTCATCGGCTGTGGCATCACCGTCGGCCGCCCGCTGGGCCTGATGCTGACGCGCTCCACCGAGCACGCCACGGTCACGCTGTGCCACGAGGCCACGCAGGACGTCGCGGCGCACGCCCGCGAGGCCGACGTCGTGGTCGCCGCGGCCGGCGTCGCCCACCTGGTCACCCCGGACTGGATCAAGCCCGGCGCGACGGTCCTGTCGGTCGGCCTGACCCGCACGGTCGAGGGCATCCTCGGCGACGTCCACCCCGACGTCAGCGACGTCGCCGGCTCGTACTCCCCGCCGGTCGGCGGGGTCGGCCCGATGACGCGGGCGATGCTGCTGACGAACGTGGTCGAGGCCGCCGAGCGCCAGTAG
- a CDS encoding peptidoglycan-binding domain-containing protein, with translation MPTPQGGGENFEREVLEPIVVLRPRRTDALADLFRELTELSDEAPGQEKTRTYEAVNVAPAEPPTQRIPPVPPHRPGPQHRTGSPHRSGPQRRSTPSHRPGPPPPQATGKGVRRAAGIIAVSAAALAGFAAAILLLPGRGGDSAAARPQPRPPVASAPVQQEPAPAPSAPAAQDPVAEDPGGVLREGASGAEVVDLQERLRRIPNVYDNGSTSGDFDAALTEAVARFQVWYGIRGDESGVYGDHTRRDLEARTS, from the coding sequence GTGCCGACACCGCAGGGCGGCGGCGAGAACTTCGAGCGGGAGGTCCTGGAACCCATCGTGGTCCTCAGGCCCCGCCGCACCGACGCGCTCGCGGACCTGTTCCGCGAGCTGACCGAACTGAGCGACGAGGCTCCGGGCCAGGAGAAGACCCGGACGTACGAGGCGGTGAACGTGGCCCCCGCCGAGCCGCCCACTCAGCGGATCCCGCCGGTCCCGCCGCACCGCCCCGGTCCGCAGCACCGCACCGGCTCGCCGCACCGCTCCGGTCCGCAGCGCCGCTCCACTCCGTCGCACCGCCCCGGTCCGCCGCCCCCGCAGGCCACCGGCAAGGGGGTGCGCCGCGCGGCCGGGATCATCGCGGTGTCCGCCGCCGCGCTGGCCGGTTTCGCCGCCGCGATCCTGCTCCTGCCCGGCCGGGGCGGCGACAGCGCGGCGGCCCGGCCCCAGCCGCGGCCCCCGGTCGCCAGCGCGCCGGTCCAGCAGGAACCGGCCCCGGCGCCCAGTGCCCCGGCGGCCCAGGATCCGGTGGCCGAGGACCCGGGCGGCGTCCTGCGCGAGGGCGCCAGCGGCGCGGAGGTCGTCGACCTCCAGGAGCGCCTGCGCCGCATCCCGAACGTCTACGACAACGGCTCGACCAGCGGCGACTTCGACGCGGCCCTCACCGAGGCCGTGGCCCGCTTCCAGGTCTGGTACGGCATCAGGGGCGACGAGTCCGGCGTCTACGGCGACCACACGCGCCGGGACCTGGAGGCGCGCACCTCCTGA
- a CDS encoding MurR/RpiR family transcriptional regulator has product MPSPQQARAQASAITSGRSVPAAEPSPTSQVRDLFDGPRLSPGQRRIAQYLIEHLTEASLLSITDLAERVGVSQPSVTRFAAAVGFSGYPALRERLQALALGPRGAAEVDRGNELQAAVDAEIENLENLRRDFADPDRVIEVGRALSESAPLTVLGLRISASLAEYFAYAARRVHPDVRPVTRGGSVAYDALLQSRETGGTWVLAFSMPRHAHETLMAVRVARGAGLKVALITDLALGPLADEADVVFATGTGSRLVFDSYAAPGVMAAALLQAMTDAGPERTQARLEEYEQVAERHQFFLRD; this is encoded by the coding sequence GTGCCCTCGCCGCAGCAGGCCCGCGCCCAGGCGTCGGCGATCACCTCGGGCAGGTCGGTGCCGGCGGCCGAGCCCTCCCCGACCTCGCAGGTGCGGGACCTGTTCGACGGTCCCCGCCTCTCCCCCGGCCAGCGGCGCATCGCGCAGTACCTGATCGAGCACCTGACCGAGGCGTCCCTGCTGTCCATCACCGACCTCGCCGAGCGCGTCGGTGTCAGCCAGCCCTCGGTGACCCGGTTCGCGGCGGCCGTCGGCTTCAGCGGCTATCCGGCGCTGCGGGAACGGCTCCAGGCGCTGGCGCTCGGTCCGCGCGGGGCGGCCGAGGTGGACCGGGGCAACGAACTCCAGGCGGCGGTGGACGCCGAGATCGAGAACCTGGAGAACCTGCGCCGTGACTTCGCCGACCCGGACCGGGTCATCGAGGTCGGCCGGGCCCTGTCGGAGTCGGCGCCGCTGACCGTCCTGGGCCTGCGGATCTCGGCGTCGCTCGCGGAGTACTTCGCGTACGCGGCCCGCCGGGTCCACCCGGACGTGCGGCCCGTGACGCGGGGCGGGAGCGTCGCCTACGACGCGCTGCTCCAGTCCCGGGAGACGGGCGGGACGTGGGTGCTGGCGTTCTCGATGCCCCGGCACGCCCACGAGACGCTGATGGCCGTGCGGGTGGCGCGCGGGGCCGGGCTGAAGGTCGCGCTGATCACGGACCTGGCGCTCGGTCCGCTGGCCGACGAGGCGGACGTGGTGTTCGCGACGGGGACGGGGTCGCGGCTGGTGTTCGACTCGTACGCGGCGCCGGGCGTGATGGCGGCGGCCCTGCTCCAGGCCATGACGGACGCGGGTCCGGAGCGGACGCAGGCGCGGCTTGAGGAGTACGAGCAGGTCGCCGAGCGCCACCAGTTCTTCCTGCGGGACTGA